One Deltaproteobacteria bacterium genomic window carries:
- a CDS encoding TonB family protein → MKANSIPQGLKRLMLGSLALHVSIGVILAAVLGHAHDPAPKNVVVTKLVRLGKKRPDDMLPRLLKEKPPAPAAKKPPVKKVEPKPKPAEKVIPIKKPDAPKQPKAKKEPPKENALDRARKMNNVSSALDRLRSAKGEEEAEGDPKGSQKGTVSDLSLAILGNKYMTEISDCLQSVWNVEGLSESQTAGLSAKIGIWVSSRGKFVRHQIEGSSGVAAFDRAVEKAVQKCGGVSAPPSAIRKVVGRDGIEIVFRP, encoded by the coding sequence ATGAAAGCTAATTCTATCCCTCAAGGACTCAAGCGCCTCATGCTTGGCTCATTGGCATTACATGTCAGTATAGGGGTTATTTTAGCGGCCGTCCTTGGCCATGCACACGATCCAGCGCCTAAAAATGTTGTGGTTACCAAACTTGTTCGCCTCGGGAAAAAACGTCCCGACGATATGCTCCCGCGTCTTTTAAAAGAGAAGCCGCCAGCGCCTGCAGCCAAAAAGCCACCCGTAAAAAAAGTAGAGCCAAAGCCCAAACCGGCTGAAAAAGTTATCCCGATTAAAAAGCCCGATGCCCCCAAACAACCGAAGGCCAAAAAAGAGCCGCCTAAAGAAAATGCCCTGGACCGGGCCCGAAAGATGAACAACGTGTCATCTGCACTCGACAGGCTTCGAAGCGCCAAAGGTGAGGAAGAAGCCGAGGGAGACCCAAAAGGGAGTCAAAAAGGTACCGTATCAGACCTGAGTTTGGCGATTTTAGGTAATAAATACATGACCGAAATCTCCGACTGCCTCCAAAGCGTGTGGAACGTCGAAGGGCTCTCGGAAAGCCAAACTGCCGGTCTTTCTGCAAAAATTGGGATTTGGGTTTCAAGCCGTGGTAAATTCGTCCGGCACCAAATCGAGGGAAGCTCGGGTGTGGCCGCTTTTGACCGTGCAGTGGAAAAAGCTGTACAAAAATGCGGTGGAGTCTCGGCTCCACCAAGTGCCATTCGAAAAGTGGTAGGCCGAGATGGAATTGAAATTGTATTTCGCCCTTAA
- the tolR gene encoding protein TolR yields MAIGSSSGKTMNEINVTPLVDVMLVLMIIFMVTAPLIQQGVKVDLPDAKAQAMPSDEKITVLTLTKDRKVFLGEEELAWDKLRTLLSTNKKLRTDKEVYLHADRNLPYGVVVDVMDMLKDAGVSNLGMVTDPLSKKKN; encoded by the coding sequence ATGGCCATTGGTAGTAGCTCAGGTAAAACCATGAACGAGATTAACGTCACACCCCTGGTGGATGTAATGCTCGTCTTGATGATTATTTTCATGGTCACCGCGCCCCTGATTCAACAGGGCGTAAAGGTTGATCTGCCTGACGCTAAAGCTCAGGCCATGCCCTCCGATGAAAAAATAACCGTGCTCACCCTCACCAAAGACCGAAAGGTATTTCTCGGTGAGGAGGAATTGGCATGGGATAAATTACGTACTTTATTGTCCACCAACAAAAAGCTTCGAACCGACAAAGAAGTTTATTTACACGCCGACCGGAATCTTCCCTATGGTGTAGTGGTTGATGTGATGGACATGCTCAAAGATGCTGGGGTTTCAAACCTTGGAATGGTCACAGACCCTTTGAGTAAAAAGAAAAACTAA
- the tolQ gene encoding protein TolQ, whose amino-acid sequence MLNAGWAEQLVMVVLVGFSVVSWAIIGYKHRMLRRAYQESEEFLDTFWASKRLDDIYQKSEEYKGSPVSQVYRAGFVELAKLKQKEKGTTGDIQMGAIESVERSMRRAASKELTNLESLVAFLGTTGATTPFIGLFGTVIGIMSAFQKIGIDKTAGLETVAPGIGGALVATAFGLFAAIPAVIAYNYFLTRIKVLDAEMDHFSADFLNIIKRHFF is encoded by the coding sequence ATGCTCAACGCCGGCTGGGCCGAGCAATTGGTCATGGTGGTCCTCGTTGGGTTTTCCGTCGTGAGCTGGGCCATCATCGGCTACAAGCACCGCATGCTGCGCCGGGCTTATCAAGAGTCCGAGGAGTTTCTCGACACCTTCTGGGCCTCCAAAAGACTCGACGATATCTATCAGAAATCTGAAGAGTACAAAGGCAGCCCAGTGAGCCAAGTGTATCGCGCCGGGTTTGTGGAGCTGGCAAAGCTCAAGCAAAAGGAAAAAGGTACAACCGGCGATATTCAAATGGGAGCCATTGAAAGCGTTGAACGCTCAATGAGGCGTGCCGCGAGTAAAGAGCTGACCAATTTAGAATCCTTGGTTGCTTTTCTCGGAACCACGGGAGCAACCACACCGTTTATCGGACTCTTTGGGACCGTCATCGGTATTATGAGTGCTTTTCAAAAAATCGGCATTGATAAAACTGCCGGGCTTGAAACCGTTGCCCCTGGTATTGGCGGCGCGTTAGTCGCAACCGCTTTCGGCCTCTTCGCGGCGATTCCCGCAGTTATTGCGTACAATTACTTTTTGACAAGAATCAAAGTGCTCGACGCTGAGATGGACCACTTCTCGGCTGATTTTCTCAACATTATCAAACGACACTTTTTCTAG
- a CDS encoding glycosyltransferase — MNRAILCIFAKPPVPGKVKTRLIPHLDARQAADMAQAFLDDVAATCLKIPNTKTVIATYGSWPDEIRRPKNLEIWQQVGDDLGQRMGSIFTQGLKESPLVMALGADVPLISVEILEDALKKLQQNDALIGPSEDGGYYLLGFTRFQTGLLDELPWSQTGTRQATEERLREQGYTFEQTSTLYDIDTPDDLKRLEQEACHEATRQALKTLKADS; from the coding sequence ATGAATCGTGCAATCCTCTGCATCTTTGCCAAGCCGCCGGTCCCCGGAAAGGTTAAAACTCGTTTAATTCCGCACCTTGATGCGCGCCAAGCAGCCGATATGGCTCAGGCTTTTTTGGACGATGTCGCCGCCACCTGCCTGAAAATTCCCAACACAAAAACCGTGATCGCAACTTACGGAAGCTGGCCCGACGAGATTCGAAGACCCAAGAATCTCGAAATCTGGCAACAAGTGGGTGATGATTTGGGTCAGCGCATGGGCTCAATCTTTACACAGGGCCTGAAAGAGTCCCCGCTTGTCATGGCTCTTGGAGCCGATGTTCCTCTAATATCCGTAGAGATTCTGGAAGATGCCCTGAAAAAGCTTCAACAAAATGACGCCCTTATCGGACCCAGTGAAGATGGGGGTTATTACCTTCTTGGGTTCACTCGCTTTCAAACTGGCCTCCTCGATGAGCTGCCATGGAGCCAAACCGGCACCCGCCAAGCCACCGAAGAGCGGCTCAGGGAACAAGGCTATACTTTCGAACAAACATCGACCCTCTATGACATTGATACCCCCGATGACTTGAAACGGCTTGAGCAAGAGGCCTGCCACGAAGCAACCCGGCAAGCATTAAAGACTTTAAAAGCTGATTCTTAA